AAAATAATTTTTATTCCTTTGCTTTGAGCTTTTGGTTTGGCTTGACTTATAGTCGAGTATATTAAATCAACTACACTATTTTTCTTTGGTAAAACAGAGATAATTCCTGTTTCTAGCCTTGAAGTTTTTACAAGAGATCCTATTAAAAAGCTAAGCTTTTCGGATTGATATATTAAATTATTAACTAACTCTTTACATTCATCATTGAGCTGATACTCAGAAAGTAGTTGAGAATACAGCAGAATATTGGATACTGTTGTTTTTGTTTGGTGTGAAATATCCGAAATTAGTGTGCTTATTTTCTCTTTTTCTTTCTTTATATTCTTTGAAGAGACAACACAACCAGCCAAATATCTGCCCATTTGCGACTCTATTGCAGAAACCTTTGTTTCATCATAAATTTCTTCATTAAAACTTCCATCTATTGCACTATCCAACATTTTTTTTAAATTTAAAAGTGTTTTATCAGTATTTTTTCGTTCTCTAAACACTAGAAAAATGGAGATTATAATCGAAAAAGTAGCGACT
Above is a window of Sedimentibacter sp. MB35-C1 DNA encoding:
- a CDS encoding sensor histidine kinase KdpD, producing MSLINYVCILVATFSIIISIFLVFRERKNTDKTLLNLKKMLDSAIDGSFNEEIYDETKVSAIESQMGRYLAGCVVSSKNIKKEKEKISTLISDISHQTKTTVSNILLYSQLLSEYQLNDECKELVNNLIYQSEKLSFLIGSLVKTSRLETGIISVLPKKNSVVDLIYSTISQAKPKAQSKGIKIILEKCDYTANFDMKWTMEAVYNILDNAIKYSSPNSKINVKAKMYEMFCRIDIKDSGIGIEEFEQSKIFARFYRSISVADKDGVGIGLYLAREIIFAQQGYIKVKSQKGKGSIFSVFLPTECPD